Proteins encoded by one window of Halomonas sp. SH5A2:
- the metK gene encoding methionine adenosyltransferase: MSEYSLFTSESVSEGHPDKIADQISDAVLDAIIARDKQARVACETMVKTGVAIIAGEISTNAWVDLETLVREVITDIGYTSSDVGFDGATCGVVNLIGKQSVDIAQGVDRSKPEDQGAGDQGLMFGYATNETDSFMPAPIHYSHRLVERQAELRKNGLLPWLRPDAKSQVTFRYNEEGQPCGVDAVVLSTQHDPDIDQEDLRTMVKREIIEQVIPAEWLDDDTQYHINPTGKFVIGGPVGDCGLTGRKIIVDTYGGMARHGGGAFSGKDPSKVDRSAAYAGRYVAKNIVAAGLADKCEIQISYAIGVAEPTSVSIDTFGTGKVSDAQIVKLVRGHFDLRPFAITRMLDLLHPMYQLTAAYGHFGREPFEHSYHWVDDKGHTQQETFIAFPWERTDKADTLRQAAAL; the protein is encoded by the coding sequence ATGAGCGAATATTCCCTGTTTACCTCCGAGTCTGTCTCCGAAGGCCATCCTGATAAAATTGCCGACCAGATTTCCGATGCGGTGCTGGATGCCATTATTGCCCGTGACAAGCAGGCGCGGGTTGCCTGTGAAACCATGGTCAAGACCGGCGTCGCGATCATTGCTGGTGAAATCAGCACCAACGCTTGGGTGGATCTCGAAACCTTGGTGCGTGAGGTGATTACCGACATTGGCTATACGTCTTCCGATGTAGGCTTCGATGGCGCCACCTGCGGCGTGGTCAATCTGATCGGTAAACAGAGCGTCGATATTGCCCAGGGCGTTGACCGTAGCAAGCCGGAAGATCAGGGCGCCGGCGATCAGGGCTTGATGTTTGGCTACGCCACCAACGAGACCGACTCCTTCATGCCGGCGCCGATCCATTACTCGCACCGGCTGGTGGAACGCCAGGCTGAGCTGCGCAAGAACGGCCTGCTGCCGTGGCTGCGCCCGGATGCCAAGAGCCAGGTGACCTTCCGCTATAATGAGGAAGGGCAACCCTGCGGCGTCGATGCCGTAGTGCTCTCCACCCAGCACGACCCGGATATCGACCAGGAAGACCTGCGTACAATGGTCAAGCGGGAAATTATCGAGCAGGTGATCCCCGCCGAATGGCTCGATGACGATACCCAATACCACATCAACCCGACCGGTAAATTCGTGATTGGCGGCCCGGTGGGCGACTGTGGCTTGACCGGCCGCAAGATCATTGTCGATACCTACGGCGGCATGGCACGCCACGGTGGCGGTGCCTTCTCGGGCAAGGATCCGTCCAAGGTTGACCGCAGCGCGGCTTATGCCGGGCGCTACGTGGCCAAAAACATCGTGGCGGCGGGCCTCGCCGACAAGTGTGAAATCCAGATCTCCTACGCGATCGGCGTGGCCGAGCCGACCTCCGTATCCATCGATACCTTCGGCACCGGCAAGGTGAGTGATGCCCAGATCGTCAAACTGGTGCGTGGGCACTTTGATCTGCGTCCTTTTGCGATTACCCGAATGCTCGACCTGCTTCACCCGATGTACCAACTGACCGCCGCCTACGGACACTTTGGCCGCGAGCCGTTCGAGCACAGCTACCACTGGGTCGATGATAAAGGCCATACCCAACAAGAGACGTTTATCGCTTTCCCTTGGGAGCGCACCGACAAGGCCGATACGCTCCGTCAGGCAGCCGCCTTGTAA
- a CDS encoding ABC transporter substrate-binding protein, translating into MTRLLAVTGFCSLLGLASSSALAGDTQYPLTLNNCGVEVTFEQAPERAIGLGQNSAELMLMLGLEDRMAGTAFWPNSVLPQLADANDQVKVLTVEFPTFESILAEQPDFVAAALPSLLGESSRVATRDDFTKMGIPTYLSPGTCVAEGMAQDKYGYGDRAQLWNMGALYQEIEDLARIFDVNDRGDALIDDLKQREAALRAASPDSDEPLSYLFWFSSSSPAADAHLGGKYSASGFIADVLGGTNAIESEAEWPTLGWEGIIATDPDVIVVARVERDRWELDDADAKIEFLNSDTATREMRAVKNGAIVVMDGQAMNPTLRTIFGAEQVAEQLEALGLR; encoded by the coding sequence ATGACACGTCTTCTTGCTGTGACTGGATTCTGCTCCCTGCTGGGCCTGGCTTCGTCCTCGGCCCTGGCGGGCGACACGCAATACCCCTTGACGCTTAACAACTGCGGGGTAGAAGTGACCTTCGAACAGGCGCCTGAGCGGGCGATTGGCCTCGGTCAAAACAGCGCTGAGCTGATGCTGATGCTCGGCCTGGAAGACAGAATGGCGGGCACGGCCTTCTGGCCCAACAGCGTCTTGCCTCAACTGGCCGATGCCAACGACCAGGTAAAAGTGCTGACGGTGGAGTTCCCTACCTTCGAATCGATTCTGGCCGAACAGCCGGATTTCGTAGCAGCGGCGCTCCCCAGCTTGCTGGGGGAATCCAGTCGAGTGGCCACTCGCGACGATTTCACTAAGATGGGCATACCGACCTACCTGTCGCCCGGTACCTGCGTCGCTGAAGGCATGGCCCAGGACAAGTACGGCTATGGCGATCGAGCCCAACTGTGGAATATGGGCGCCTTGTATCAAGAGATCGAAGACCTCGCCCGGATTTTCGATGTAAACGACCGAGGCGACGCCTTGATCGATGACCTGAAGCAACGTGAGGCCGCGCTGCGCGCAGCGTCTCCTGACAGTGACGAGCCGCTCTCCTATCTGTTCTGGTTCTCCAGTTCTTCTCCCGCAGCGGATGCCCACCTGGGTGGCAAGTACAGCGCATCCGGCTTTATCGCTGACGTATTGGGTGGCACCAATGCCATCGAGTCCGAGGCGGAGTGGCCGACGCTAGGCTGGGAAGGCATTATCGCCACTGATCCGGATGTGATCGTCGTGGCTCGCGTCGAGCGTGACCGTTGGGAGCTCGACGACGCCGACGCGAAGATCGAGTTCCTTAACTCGGATACGGCGACACGTGAGATGAGGGCGGTCAAAAACGGCGCCATTGTGGTCATGGACGGTCAAGCGATGAACCCTACGCTCAGGACGATTTTCGGTGCCGAGCAGGTGGCCGAACAGCTTGAGGCGCTGGGTCTGAGATGA
- a CDS encoding FecCD family ABC transporter permease gives MSVTISMPQALERLPRLAGEAGLLLASLLIIGLVVGISVGIGDMPIPMSTTYAVITNKLGLTSFELNRIHETIIWDYRLSRALVAALCGAGLALAGAIMQSILRNPLAEPYVLGISAGASTGAVLIVILGLGAGAVSLSSGAFIGAFAAFLFVALLSNGARGGADRTILAGVAASQLFNAVTSYIVTTAGNAQQARDVMFWLLGSFGGVRWPEFFLASTVVGLGLVVCLCYARVLDAFAFGDEAAASLGVNVAQTRIILFALTAVITATIVSMVGTIGFVGLVVPHAARFVVGPRHAVLLPACAIVGAIFMVVADIASRVLIPQQSLPIGVVTALVGVPFFSIILYRLQRAS, from the coding sequence ATGAGTGTGACGATTAGCATGCCACAGGCCCTCGAGCGTTTGCCGCGCCTGGCAGGGGAGGCAGGGCTGCTGTTGGCATCACTGCTAATCATTGGTTTGGTGGTGGGCATCAGTGTCGGGATCGGCGATATGCCGATTCCGATGTCCACGACCTATGCGGTGATCACCAACAAGCTCGGCTTGACTTCCTTCGAGCTCAACCGTATCCACGAAACCATTATCTGGGATTACCGCTTGAGCCGGGCGTTAGTGGCGGCACTGTGTGGTGCCGGGCTGGCGTTGGCCGGTGCCATCATGCAGTCGATACTGCGTAACCCTCTGGCCGAGCCGTATGTGCTGGGTATTTCGGCCGGTGCATCGACGGGGGCGGTTCTGATCGTCATTCTGGGGCTCGGCGCTGGCGCGGTATCGCTCTCCTCGGGGGCCTTTATCGGCGCTTTTGCCGCTTTCCTATTTGTGGCGCTGCTGTCGAATGGTGCGCGCGGTGGGGCCGACCGAACCATTTTGGCTGGGGTGGCGGCATCGCAGCTGTTCAACGCCGTGACCTCCTATATCGTCACGACGGCGGGTAATGCACAGCAGGCGCGGGATGTGATGTTCTGGCTGCTCGGCAGTTTTGGCGGTGTGCGCTGGCCAGAGTTCTTTCTGGCCTCGACGGTCGTGGGCCTCGGGCTGGTCGTTTGCCTATGCTACGCGCGGGTACTGGATGCGTTTGCCTTTGGTGATGAAGCGGCGGCCTCGTTGGGGGTCAATGTCGCACAAACGCGGATCATCCTGTTTGCGCTGACGGCTGTTATAACGGCCACTATCGTCAGCATGGTCGGCACCATTGGCTTCGTTGGCTTGGTGGTTCCCCACGCGGCGCGTTTCGTGGTGGGGCCACGCCACGCCGTCTTGCTACCCGCCTGTGCCATCGTGGGGGCGATCTTCATGGTGGTAGCGGATATCGCCTCCCGCGTGCTGATTCCGCAGCAATCCCTGCCGATCGGCGTGGTCACGGCGCTGGTGGGCGTGCCGTTCTTCTCTATCATTCTTTACCGGTTACAGCGCGCATCATGA
- a CDS encoding ABC transporter ATP-binding protein — protein sequence MSIKAENLIWKIGTKTVIDGVSFEVEPGKLLGVLGPNGSGKTSLLRLLARLKRPHAGRVMLDGQELSTFRRRAIAQRVAFIEQHATTNANLKVIDVVKLGRFPHRSMLSGWTREDDTAVNEALERTGMSVKRDDAWHSLSGGEKQRTHLARALAQSPKELILDEPTNHLDVQHQINLLRLVSSLPMTSIMALHDLNHAAMYCDRLLVMQAGRIVASGAPEEVLTQRLLRDVFSVDAHVETSPHHARPHIQFVR from the coding sequence ATGAGTATCAAGGCCGAGAATCTGATCTGGAAAATCGGCACCAAGACAGTGATCGATGGTGTCTCCTTCGAAGTCGAACCGGGTAAGCTACTGGGCGTGCTGGGCCCCAATGGCTCTGGCAAAACCTCGTTGCTACGGCTGCTGGCCAGGCTGAAGCGACCGCATGCTGGGCGGGTCATGCTGGATGGGCAGGAGCTCTCGACCTTTCGCCGCCGGGCCATTGCCCAGCGAGTCGCCTTCATCGAACAGCACGCCACGACCAATGCCAACCTCAAGGTGATCGATGTGGTCAAGCTTGGCCGTTTCCCGCACCGTTCGATGCTATCGGGCTGGACGCGCGAGGACGATACGGCGGTCAACGAGGCGCTGGAGCGTACCGGGATGAGCGTAAAGCGCGATGATGCCTGGCATAGCCTATCCGGCGGTGAGAAACAGCGCACCCATTTGGCGCGGGCCCTGGCCCAGTCACCCAAAGAACTCATTCTTGACGAGCCCACCAACCATTTGGATGTGCAACATCAGATCAACCTGTTGCGGCTGGTCTCCAGCCTGCCGATGACCAGTATCATGGCACTCCATGACCTCAACCACGCCGCTATGTATTGTGATCGGCTGCTGGTCATGCAGGCGGGCAGGATCGTTGCCTCCGGTGCTCCTGAAGAGGTGTTGACCCAACGCCTGCTGCGTGATGTCTTCTCGGTAGACGCCCATGTGGAGACCTCGCCCCACCATGCTCGGCCGCATATTCAGTTTGTGCGCTAG